The Sulfolobus sp. A20 genomic interval CTGCAGTACTTATACCCAATTTTTCTAATTCTTCAGCAGCCTTTAAAGCGTCCCATAAAACAACTCCTGCCCCCACTATTGTCAAATCAGTACCGTCTCTTAACACATAAGCCTTTCCTATTTTGAACTCATATTCATTATTTACAGTAACCGGTGGTGAATAGTCCCTTCCTAATCTGTAATATATAGGACCTTTTTCCTTTATTATTACTGGCAAACTTCTCTCCACATCCTTTGGATCAGCAGGCACGATAACTCTCATGTTAGGTATTACCCTCATTAAGGCTATGTCTTCTAAGGCTTGATGGCTAGAACCATCACCATGATCACTATATCCAGAATGTGTAACTACAATTTTTACATTTAAATTCATTCTACCAATAGTATTTCTTATCTGCTCCCATGCTCTCAATAAGAACATTGCAAATTCTACTACCATAGGTTTTTTTCCTACTGCAGACAGGCCTGCAGCGAAATTTACCATATCTTGCTCGGAGATACCTACATTAAAGTACCTGTCAACAAATTTTTCTTTAAAGTAAGCTGCCCTAGTAGAGTCTCCAACATCAGCAGTAATAACTATTAAGTCCTTATCTTCCTCTCCCAGTTTCAGTAATAATCTTCCGAAAGTCTCACGCATCGAGTAAATATTTCCTTGCATCATCTGGACTCGACCTCTGTTTCTTAGTGTTTTCTATTTGGGCAAAACCCTTACCCCTAAGGGTGTTTGCAAATATTACAACTGGCTTATTAGCTTTGAATGCCTCTTCAAGAGCGTTGGATATACTAATGAAATCATGACCATCACAGTTTAATACTTTCCATCCTACTTCTTCCCATACTTTAGGTAGGTAGTTCTTAGGCTTTATTTCATCCGTACTACCGTCTAACTGAAATTTGTTCATTTCTACAAAGGCTATCAAGTTATCTAAATTCCTTACTACAGCATGTGTCATAGCTTCCCAAACTTCTCCTTCATCTTGTTCACCATCGCCCATTATCACATAAACTCTACCGTTACCTCCAGACATTTTAATCCCAGTAGCAACCCCTATACCAAAACTTAACCCTTGTCCTAAACTTCCCGTGGACATGTCAACGCCAGGAATAAACACTTCTGGATGACCTTGAAGTAAACCAGCCACATCTTGTATTCTCCACAACTCTTCTTCCTTAATATAGCCCTTTTCTGCCAATAAGGCATAAAGTGCAGGCGCAGCATGTCCTTTACTTAGGATTAACCAATCCTTATTTACTATAGTTGAATCATTCCTTATATATTTAAATATTAGCGTTGTTAGAATTTCTATACTGCTTAATGATGAACCTACATGTATTGTCTGATCATAGAACAACATTTTGATTACATTCTTTCTGGCTTTTTCCGCTATTTGCCTTAATCTATCTAATTCCTCTACTGATATTGGAGTTCCATCACGCCCTCCACCTTTTTCCATTGGAACAACATCAGACCCCAATTGTAGTAAGAAAAACTTATTTTTAAAGATTATTCTACATTATAATTTTGTGGAAAGATATTCAAGGCAACTGCTAGTATTAGGGCTTGGTTTGCAACAAAAGCTAAGTGAACTTAAGGTGCTCATAGCTGGATGCGGTGCATTAGGTAGTACGATAGCAGAGTTGTTAGCTAGGCTAGGTGTAGGAGAGATAACAGTTGTTGATGCTGATATAGTCGAAGTATCTAATTTGCATCGGACACACTTATTTGATGAAAGAGATATTGGAAGGCCTAAGGCTGAAGTTTGTGGAGAAAAATTAAAGCTGATAAATCCATCAATTAAGGCTAATTATATTATTGATATAATAGATGAAAAAAATATTGAAGAACTAATAAAAGATAAAAACTATATTTTTGATGGATTAGATAGTTTATATTACAAATTACTGCTTAATGACGCAGCAGTAAAGGCCGGAATACCGCTAATATACGGAGGAATCAATGGTGAATATGGCTCAGCTAAATTAATATTACCAAATAAGACTTCATGTCTTTCTTGTTATATAGATTATGATAGTAATGAAGAACAAAATGCATGTGAAGTTATAGGAACTACTCCCCTGATAGTAGAATTAACTGCGACTGTTCAAGTTAATTTGATGCTAAACCATTTAAGAGGAGCTGAAGATAGTAGACTATATTACATAGACTCCAAAGAAATATCAATAGATAAAATATATATAGAAAAGAATCAGAAGTGTAGAACTTGCTCTTTAAAAGAGTTTCCATTTTTGAACTCTAAAAAAGAAAAACCGAGCTGTGGAATATTTAGAAGCTATATAAATGTTGAAGGTCTCGAAAAACCCAAAATTTCAAAAATAAATGAGTCTATATTATTATGTTACCCAAAGATTGGTTGTTTTGAGAAAAGGGGAAGATAATGGATAAAAAATACGTTGTTTCAGCTTTTTTGCCATTCGTAGTAATTATAGTTTATGCAATTATCTTTAAAATTAATGTATTACATGTAATATCAGAAGATCCTAAATTCTTTCTACTTTTTCTAGCTTCCTACTTAGGTCAAAACATAGTAACTTCATTTAAGGATTCAATGATAACTCGATTAAAGATTGGTACAACTACAAAAGGTAGACTAGTAGGAAACTCTACTGGTTTACTTATTCCAGGCTGGGCTGGGCAAGAGCTAGCTAGAAGTTTAGTGTATAATAAGTATGGACTAAACCTAAGGCAAGCCTTTAGTTATTCCATTTTAGTAGGTTCCATTGACGTATTAGGAATTTGTGTAGGTTATCTTTTATTTCTCCCAATATATTTCAATCCTTTAGAAATAATATTTATAATAGTTACTGTTTCAAATATTGTGGGATGGGGATTGGCTTTATCCTATTTTTATTTTCAATCATCCAAGTTAAATAGAGTTGAATCTTACTTATTCAGAGTAATTAAAATGGAGCATATTGCTACTAGTTATCTCGAGTTTAAATCATACCTTAGAGAAGGAACTAACAAGGAACTCATAATCTATACAATAATTTCAATACTTAGTTTCACAATTTATGGGATATATTTTTATTACATAACTCATAACATTATATTATCAATCTTTATATCATTCTTATATCAAGCATCAACGCTAATACCTATCCCATCTGCTGCGATAGTAGGAGAATTAGCGCTTTCGATATTCTTAAATCCTTCTTATGTTTTCATCACAAGATTAAATTATATCGTGTGCAACATGATAGGCTTTGCGTTCTTCAAAGATATGCATTTTGAAGAACTTAAAAAATGGTCTAAAGAAGTTTTAAAGAGATAGTATGGAAATATTTTTAGGAGAACCTAATAATGAAGAGATTAAGGAATACGTTAGAACATTACAAACCCGAGATAACCTCTGCATACGTACTTATTATTCCCCAGATCCGTTAATATTTTCCTACATTATTTCAAAATATATAAAAAACAAAACTTTCATTACTTTTAAATCCTCTTGCGATCTAGAACTTAAGCAAGATAGTAACGGAAAGTGGATAATTGACAATACTATAAAAAAACATTACTATTTAGGCAATAACGCCTTTTCTTCCTATCTAGTAATTAATAATGATGATATCTTGGCTATATTAACCGGAGTTATTTCCTCCACAATTATAGAAAGAAGAAGATTATCTGAGTGGGAGTTAAGTGTGATAAAGAGTTTAGAGCAATTCGGAGTGATTATAGAGAAGAACTTAAGAGTACCTAATTTTAAAGCATTGCCGTTATTTCTCTCCCTAATGCTTTCTCTAGATCCGTTTATTCCTACGATAAGCGGGAATAGAGAAAATAGTATAAATTTAATGAAAGAGATTAATGCAAATGAAACTACTAAACTAGAAGATCTAGATGAGAATCAGCTAAATACATTACTGTACAGAGTAATTTCTCTAATAATTAAGGAGAATCCAAAATTCAATAGAGATGATATAATCACGGACAGAATATTTTATCTGGATTATGACACATTGGAACTTTCTTTCTCCTTAATTTACTCCTTTGATACATTTGGCAGTGGGGAGATAGCTCAATTTGTTACTACTCCTTCTTATGCTGAAGTATTATTGGACAAGTTTAGAAGCACTCTCGGAAAAGGGTTTAGTTTACAATTACAAAACGCTACTAAATCCTATTATATAGTAAACACGAACAATTTTAATTCACCACTTCTAACTCAGTTAATACTATTACAACTACAAAAAATAAAAAGAGACAAAACTGTAGTATTAAAAATAGGTAACAACTATTATACAAGTAGTTATTTTGAACAAAGTAGAAGATCCGAGGGGTTGATAAAAATTGATGATAGAGTTAAAAATGAAAATACGGTATAAAAAGCCGGAAGTTATTGTTAATAGCCTTAATGTAGACAATATTGATTTACCTAAAGGCATGGAAATAGAGAGTAGAGTCATCGGAAATGACGAAATTGAAATTATAATAAAAATGAAAATAGTAAACGCAAATGATATTTTAACACTTAGAAATACTGTCGATGAAATATTATTACACGTAAAGGCGATTCAAGCTTCGCTTAACGCAGTAAGTTAAATATATAGTCTTCTTTCTATGAATGAATAAGTGTGATAATATGCCTCTAAGACCTGGTAGATGTTACAGGCACTTTTCTGGACCAGCTTACACAAGAAAGGAGTATATACCGGGAATACCACAACCAAAGATAAGTAAATTCACCTCTGGTAACCCTAATGGAGATTATGACTATGAACTGAGATTAATCAATACGGAAATAGGGCAAATAAGGCATAATGCGTTAGAAGCTGCTAGAGTTATAACTCTAAAGACATTATCAAAGAAAACTGGTAGCGAAACATCATTTTTCATGTGGGTTTTAAAGTATCCTCATCACGTATTGAGAGAGAATAAGATGATGGCCTTTGCCGGAGCTGATAGATTGCAAGACGGTATGAGGTTATCATTTGGAACACCAATAGGAACTGCAGCAAGAGTACAAAAATTAGGAGAAACTATAATACTAGTGAGGGTAAAGAAAGAGCACTTACAATTTGCAAAAGAAGCCTTAGAAGTGGCATCCAAGAAACTGCCTTTAGACACTAGGATAGAAGTTATACCCTTAAAACAGGCGTCTGTAAGTTGAGTTACAATTTTGAGGAAGAAAAAGTAATAAATGAAATAGTTAAAAGAGATGCAAAAAAAGTTCTATTACAATTTCCTGA includes:
- a CDS encoding transketolase family protein is translated as MMQGNIYSMRETFGRLLLKLGEEDKDLIVITADVGDSTRAAYFKEKFVDRYFNVGISEQDMVNFAAGLSAVGKKPMVVEFAMFLLRAWEQIRNTIGRMNLNVKIVVTHSGYSDHGDGSSHQALEDIALMRVIPNMRVIVPADPKDVERSLPVIIKEKGPIYYRLGRDYSPPVTVNNEYEFKIGKAYVLRDGTDLTIVGAGVVLWDALKAAEELEKLGISTAVINLFSIKPIDENTIEYYARKTGRVITIEEHSIYGGVGSAVAEVLVRRYPVPMRFIGATTFGRSARSQRDLLDYYNINYKSIIREAIDLLK
- a CDS encoding transketolase, whose product is MEKGGGRDGTPISVEELDRLRQIAEKARKNVIKMLFYDQTIHVGSSLSSIEILTTLIFKYIRNDSTIVNKDWLILSKGHAAPALYALLAEKGYIKEEELWRIQDVAGLLQGHPEVFIPGVDMSTGSLGQGLSFGIGVATGIKMSGGNGRVYVIMGDGEQDEGEVWEAMTHAVVRNLDNLIAFVEMNKFQLDGSTDEIKPKNYLPKVWEEVGWKVLNCDGHDFISISNALEEAFKANKPVVIFANTLRGKGFAQIENTKKQRSSPDDARKYLLDA
- a CDS encoding HesA/MoeB/ThiF family protein, translating into MITFFLAFSAICLNLSNSSTDIGVPSRPPPFSIGTTSDPNCSKKNLFLKIILHYNFVERYSRQLLVLGLGLQQKLSELKVLIAGCGALGSTIAELLARLGVGEITVVDADIVEVSNLHRTHLFDERDIGRPKAEVCGEKLKLINPSIKANYIIDIIDEKNIEELIKDKNYIFDGLDSLYYKLLLNDAAVKAGIPLIYGGINGEYGSAKLILPNKTSCLSCYIDYDSNEEQNACEVIGTTPLIVELTATVQVNLMLNHLRGAEDSRLYYIDSKEISIDKIYIEKNQKCRTCSLKEFPFLNSKKEKPSCGIFRSYINVEGLEKPKISKINESILLCYPKIGCFEKRGR
- a CDS encoding single-stranded DNA exonuclease, translated to MEIFLGEPNNEEIKEYVRTLQTRDNLCIRTYYSPDPLIFSYIISKYIKNKTFITFKSSCDLELKQDSNGKWIIDNTIKKHYYLGNNAFSSYLVINNDDILAILTGVISSTIIERRRLSEWELSVIKSLEQFGVIIEKNLRVPNFKALPLFLSLMLSLDPFIPTISGNRENSINLMKEINANETTKLEDLDENQLNTLLYRVISLIIKENPKFNRDDIITDRIFYLDYDTLELSFSLIYSFDTFGSGEIAQFVTTPSYAEVLLDKFRSTLGKGFSLQLQNATKSYYIVNTNNFNSPLLTQLILLQLQKIKRDKTVVLKIGNNYYTSSYFEQSRRSEGLIKIDDRVKNENTV
- a CDS encoding KEOPS complex subunit Pcc1 yields the protein MKIRYKKPEVIVNSLNVDNIDLPKGMEIESRVIGNDEIEIIIKMKIVNANDILTLRNTVDEILLHVKAIQASLNAVS
- a CDS encoding 50S ribosomal protein L16, with protein sequence MPLRPGRCYRHFSGPAYTRKEYIPGIPQPKISKFTSGNPNGDYDYELRLINTEIGQIRHNALEAARVITLKTLSKKTGSETSFFMWVLKYPHHVLRENKMMAFAGADRLQDGMRLSFGTPIGTAARVQKLGETIILVRVKKEHLQFAKEALEVASKKLPLDTRIEVIPLKQASVS